Proteins from one Sphingopyxis terrae subsp. terrae NBRC 15098 genomic window:
- a CDS encoding TonB-dependent receptor domain-containing protein, translated as MQEAVSVGAFGQPVFNELNFAAGGANSVLDYAAPRAQQKGESFSIFTHNVIELSDRLSLIVGARYVDESKNAKLSEQVPGQHNACFGTFNSLAGYLAPGGAYHPTDGFFGAGGPGRLAAAVQTNCWIFTSPFFDPSDPNSFFQQFVGDPVTSPFLQFIPQPFDQKFGDDRLTYTLNVRYEVADRTFLYGGYSQGFKSGGFNLDVSSASGGADPTFRSEKVDAFELGLKSRFLGGRAWANIALFHTNLKDFQVLEFDGTRFNTFNTDKALSTGVEIESGFDLSDAVTLNLAGSYTDARYPSDCASFDPTDPNFTPAATSLCGTRLTNAPELVLIGGLDFNTEIGNAGMSVFGGATVRYESKRRTSTRPTELPATAGALTEDDVRAAVAAALPLPQDIQPGNTKVDLRFGFGAADGQFTIEAWARNVFDTRTRFVTFNIPLRGFGGSRARGAFVQEPRTYGVTARAKF; from the coding sequence ATGCAGGAAGCGGTTAGCGTTGGGGCTTTTGGTCAGCCTGTATTCAATGAACTGAATTTCGCTGCGGGCGGAGCGAATTCCGTGCTCGATTACGCTGCGCCGCGTGCGCAGCAGAAGGGCGAATCGTTTTCGATTTTTACCCACAATGTCATCGAATTGAGCGATAGGCTAAGCCTTATTGTTGGCGCTCGATACGTGGATGAATCCAAGAATGCTAAACTTTCAGAGCAAGTGCCCGGTCAACACAATGCATGTTTCGGGACCTTCAACAGTCTGGCAGGCTATCTGGCGCCAGGCGGGGCATATCACCCAACTGATGGTTTCTTTGGTGCTGGTGGCCCGGGTCGGCTGGCAGCGGCTGTGCAGACCAATTGCTGGATTTTCACTTCACCATTCTTTGATCCAAGTGATCCAAATAGTTTCTTCCAGCAATTCGTTGGCGATCCGGTCACTAGTCCGTTTCTTCAATTCATCCCGCAACCATTTGACCAGAAGTTCGGTGATGACCGTCTAACCTATACTCTAAATGTCAGGTATGAAGTTGCCGATCGGACGTTTCTTTATGGTGGCTACTCTCAAGGCTTCAAATCAGGCGGTTTCAATCTTGATGTATCTTCAGCATCTGGCGGAGCTGACCCGACGTTCCGGTCTGAGAAAGTTGACGCGTTTGAGCTTGGCTTGAAGTCAAGGTTCCTGGGTGGCAGGGCCTGGGCAAATATTGCGTTGTTCCATACCAATCTGAAAGATTTTCAGGTGTTAGAATTTGATGGGACTCGGTTCAATACATTCAACACCGACAAGGCGTTAAGCACGGGGGTGGAAATTGAATCTGGCTTTGACCTTTCAGACGCAGTGACCTTGAACCTCGCAGGTTCCTATACGGACGCGCGCTATCCAAGCGATTGCGCAAGTTTTGACCCCACGGATCCCAATTTCACACCGGCGGCGACTTCGCTGTGCGGGACCAGGTTGACCAATGCGCCTGAACTGGTGCTGATCGGAGGACTTGATTTCAACACCGAGATTGGCAATGCAGGTATGTCAGTGTTTGGCGGCGCAACGGTGCGGTACGAGTCCAAGCGTCGTACCAGCACCCGCCCGACCGAATTGCCGGCCACGGCAGGGGCGTTGACAGAGGATGATGTGCGCGCTGCGGTAGCAGCAGCACTGCCTTTGCCGCAGGACATTCAGCCCGGTAACACGAAAGTCGATCTCAGATTCGGTTTCGGCGCTGCCGACGGGCAGTTCACAATCGAAGCTTGGGCGAGGAACGTTTTTGACACGCGCACCCGGTTTGTCACGTTCAATATCCCGCTAAGAGGATTTGGCGGCTCGCGAGCTCGTGGTGCGTTTGTTCAAGAACCGCGCACCTATGGCGTAACGGCCCGCGCGAAATTCTAG
- a CDS encoding aldehyde dehydrogenase family protein translates to MKEYPNLYIGGQWVSPHSDNMSTVINPSTEEVCAKIASGDKADVDAAVRAAREAFDSFSQSSRESRVKLLRDVVAGIQSRADEFAEAINQEMGAPLWWAQQAQVPAGIAHFATAADVLEKFKFVEAKGTTHLRREAIGVCGMITPWNWPLNQVACKIAAALAVGCTVVLKPAEQTPLDSILLAEVIDAAGAPPGVFNLVTGSGSVVGSALSDHPEVDMVSFTGSTRAGAMVAKAAADSIKRVSQELGGKSVNLVLPDADLQESVVRAVRSLMSNAGQTCSAGSRLLVPADRQEEAIAIAKQTAESIPVALSADADAPAIGPISTQRQYEQVKKLIGVGIDEGATLVTGGVESPSGATKGFFVKPTIFANVNNAMAIAQEEIFGPVLVIIAYEDVDQAVQIANDSPYGLSGYVQGPHEQAVEVASRIRTGQVFINNAHADFNAPFGGFKQSGNGREWGEVGFDEFLEYKAVLGAEVGA, encoded by the coding sequence GTGAAAGAGTATCCAAACCTCTACATTGGTGGACAATGGGTGTCGCCGCATTCCGACAATATGTCGACTGTCATAAATCCGTCGACGGAAGAAGTTTGTGCGAAGATCGCCAGCGGTGATAAAGCCGATGTAGATGCTGCGGTTAGGGCTGCGCGGGAGGCATTCGATTCATTTTCGCAATCAAGCAGGGAATCGCGCGTCAAGCTGTTGCGAGATGTTGTAGCGGGCATTCAGAGCCGCGCTGACGAATTTGCTGAGGCAATCAATCAGGAGATGGGCGCACCCTTATGGTGGGCGCAGCAGGCTCAGGTTCCAGCTGGAATTGCCCATTTCGCCACAGCGGCTGATGTTCTGGAAAAATTCAAATTTGTGGAAGCGAAGGGCACCACTCACCTCAGACGTGAGGCCATCGGTGTTTGCGGCATGATTACACCTTGGAACTGGCCGCTCAACCAGGTCGCATGCAAGATTGCCGCGGCATTGGCAGTGGGATGCACGGTTGTACTTAAGCCTGCCGAGCAAACACCGCTCGATTCTATTTTGCTGGCTGAGGTCATTGATGCCGCTGGTGCCCCCCCCGGCGTTTTCAATCTTGTCACGGGTTCAGGATCAGTCGTTGGTTCGGCGCTTTCGGACCATCCCGAAGTCGACATGGTCAGCTTCACCGGATCGACGCGGGCTGGGGCAATGGTCGCCAAGGCAGCCGCAGATTCGATCAAGCGCGTTTCGCAAGAGCTCGGCGGAAAATCAGTCAATCTGGTCTTGCCCGACGCTGACTTGCAAGAATCAGTCGTGCGGGCAGTGCGCAGTTTGATGTCAAATGCTGGGCAGACCTGCAGTGCCGGATCAAGGTTGCTTGTGCCAGCAGACAGGCAAGAAGAAGCGATTGCGATCGCCAAGCAAACGGCAGAGTCAATACCGGTCGCATTATCTGCTGATGCAGACGCTCCGGCAATTGGGCCTATTTCCACTCAGCGGCAATATGAGCAAGTCAAGAAGCTTATTGGCGTTGGCATTGACGAAGGAGCGACGCTCGTAACTGGCGGCGTCGAGAGCCCTTCGGGCGCAACCAAGGGCTTTTTTGTTAAGCCTACAATCTTTGCCAATGTAAACAATGCTATGGCTATCGCTCAAGAGGAGATCTTTGGCCCGGTTCTAGTCATCATCGCCTATGAAGATGTCGATCAAGCTGTTCAGATAGCAAATGACTCACCATATGGTCTTTCCGGCTACGTCCAGGGGCCGCATGAGCAGGCGGTTGAGGTCGCATCCAGGATCAGAACGGGGCAGGTTTTCATCAACAACGCACACGCTGATTTCAATGCTCCATTTGGCGGCTTCAAGCAGTCGGGCAACGGGCGAGAATGGGGCGAAGTTGGTTTTGACGAATTCTTGGAGTACAAGGCAGTTCTGGGTGCAGAAGTTGGTGCCTGA